The Acinonyx jubatus isolate Ajub_Pintada_27869175 chromosome E3, VMU_Ajub_asm_v1.0, whole genome shotgun sequence genome has a window encoding:
- the ELOB gene encoding elongin-B isoform X1 produces MDVFLMIRRHKTTIFTDAKESSTVFELKRIVEGILKRPPDEQRLYKDDQLLDDGKTLGECGFTSQTARPQAPATVGLAFRADDAFEALRIEPFSSPPELPDVMKPQDSGSSANEQAVQ; encoded by the exons ATG GACGTGTTCCTCATGATCAGGCGCCACAAGACCACCATCTTCACGGACGCCAAGGAGTCGAGCACCGTGTTCGAGCTGAAGCGCATCGTCGAGGGCATCCTCAAGCGGCCGCCCGACGAGCAGCGGCTGTACAAG GATGACCAACTTCTGGACGATGGCAAGACACTGGGAGAGTGTGGCTTCACCAGTCAGACGGCACGGCCGCAGGCCCCAGCCACCGTGGGGCTGGCCTTCCGGGCAG ATGACGCTTTCGAGGCCCTGCGGATCGAGCCCTTCTCCAGTCCGCCCGAGCTGCCCGATGTGATGAAGCCACAGGACTCAGGAAGCAGCGCCAATGAACAAGCAGTGCAGTGA
- the ELOB gene encoding elongin-B isoform X2: MIRRHKTTIFTDAKESSTVFELKRIVEGILKRPPDEQRLYKDDQLLDDGKTLGECGFTSQTARPQAPATVGLAFRADDAFEALRIEPFSSPPELPDVMKPQDSGSSANEQAVQ, encoded by the exons ATGATCAGGCGCCACAAGACCACCATCTTCACGGACGCCAAGGAGTCGAGCACCGTGTTCGAGCTGAAGCGCATCGTCGAGGGCATCCTCAAGCGGCCGCCCGACGAGCAGCGGCTGTACAAG GATGACCAACTTCTGGACGATGGCAAGACACTGGGAGAGTGTGGCTTCACCAGTCAGACGGCACGGCCGCAGGCCCCAGCCACCGTGGGGCTGGCCTTCCGGGCAG ATGACGCTTTCGAGGCCCTGCGGATCGAGCCCTTCTCCAGTCCGCCCGAGCTGCCCGATGTGATGAAGCCACAGGACTCAGGAAGCAGCGCCAATGAACAAGCAGTGCAGTGA